A stretch of DNA from Alicyclobacillus acidocaldarius subsp. acidocaldarius Tc-4-1:
TTTTACGTGACGCGGTTTGTCACGAAGCGATCCCAGGGGTTTTTCGTGGGCCAGCAGCGGGCGTTGGGGCTCTTGAACGGCCACATCGAAGAGATGTACACCGGACACGCCATCGTGCGCGCGTTCAACATGGAGCGGCGGGCGCTGGAGACGTTCGATCGGCATAACGAGGCGCTGTACGAATCCGGATGGAGGGCGCAGTTCGTCTCGGGTCTCATCTTCCCGCTTAACAACTTTATTGGCAACCTGGGGTACGTGCTTGTCAGCGTGATTGGCGGGCTGTTTGTGGCGCGCGGCGCCATCAGCATTGGGGACATTCAGGCGTTCATCCTGTACGCTCGCCAGTTCTCCCAGCCCATCACCCAGCTGTCCAGCATCTCGAACGTCATCCAGTCGACCATCGCGTCTGCGGAGCGGATCTTCGAGCTGTTGGATGAGCCGGAGGAGGCGCCGGATCCCGCGGACCCTGTGTGCCTCCGTGAGCCGCGCGGCGCCGTGGCGTTTCACCACGTCTCCTTCCGCTACAGGGACGATCAGCCGCTCATCGAGGATCTGAACCTCGAGGTCGCCGCAGGCCAGACCGTGGCCATCGTCGGCCCGACCGGGGCTGGCAAGACGACGCTCGTGAATCTGCTGATGCGGTTCTACGACGTGCGCGAGGGTTCCATCACCATCGATGGCATCGATATCCGCGACATGACGCGCGCGGATCTCCGCAGCCTCTTTGGCATGGTGCTCCAGGACACGTGGCTGTTCCATGGCACGATACGAGAGAACATCGCATACGGACGACCGGGGGCAAGCGAAGAGGAAATCCTGCGCGCCGCGCGCGCCGCGCGGGCGGATCACTTCATTCGAACCCTGCCGGACGGCTATGACACCGTCATTAATGAAGAGGCATCGAACCTGTCTCAGGGACAGAAGCAGCTCATCACCATCGCCCGCGCCATTTTGGCCGATCCCGCCATTCTCATTCTCGACGAGGCCACTTCGAGCGTGGACACGCGTACCGAGCTTCTGATTCAAGAGGCGATGCAGCGATTGATGGAAGGCAGGACGAGTTTCGTCATCGCGCACCGGCTGTCCACCATTCAAAACGCCGATCAGATCCTCGTCATGAACCGAGGGCGCGTCATCGAACAGGGCACGCACCGCGAACTCGTGCAGAAAGGTGGCTTCTACGCCGAGTTGTATCGCAGCCAGTTTGCAGGATCCAGCGTCGACGAAGCCCTGCGCGAGGCGTCCCGAAGCGGGGCGGCGCAAATCAGCGGCTTGTGATCAAAAAATGGATGAAATGGGGGAATAGCGGGCAAGCTAGGGTCATCGAAATTCGATGGAGGCGATGACCCATGGGGCCCGCTCTTCTGCTTTCTATCGCGTTCTTCGGATGGTCCCATCCGAGCACGAACCCCGCCCTCGCTGCGACGCGGCAGGCGGTGTACGGGCCGATGATGCACGCCGTTCACCTGGACGAGGCACATCACGTGGTGACGGTCGATCTGCAGCCCGTGGCAGGACCTCGCGCGTCTTCGCCGCTGGAGGCGACGGACGGGCGCGGCGTGACGGCGCCTGTCTCTCCCGACGCGTACACGGACGGCCGGGACACGGGCCGCACGATGCGTGCCAACCGCGGCGCGCTCGTGCTGTCCGTGCCGCTTGGCTGGGAGCTCGACGTCGAGGGGATAGGGGCCGACAGGTGCCAGATGCGCACCGCGGACCTCGATCACCTGGCGTTTCAACCCATCCCTGGTGCGGCGGATGGGCTTCATCGTCGTTTCCTGCTGGGGCATCCCGGCACGTATCGGCTCGTAACCGCTGACGCCGGGCAGGTGTCGAGCGTACTCGACACCGTCGTCGTATCGCCCCACTTGCGCGAACCCGTCATCGGTGCGCCGTAACCGTTCGCACGCTCGGGCATCGCTCGCCGTCACACCAACTGCGCGCACAGCATGCCGAAATAGGTCGGCCGCTCGTAGGACAACACGCGCGGGTGCCGCTCGCCCTTGGGCACGGCACCCGCGAGGACCAGGGCTTGCCACAGGCCGTCCGGCCGAGCGTGTTGAATCATCTCGCCTGGAAAGTCTGCTAGGCGTTCCAATTCTCCTGCCGCGATGACTCGCACCACTTCCTCGTCGAGCCTCGCGGCGTCTTCGTGGTAGCCGTACGGCCCGTCTTCTGCATGCGCGTGCGCCCAATCGCAGCTCGCAATCAGGGCGGCCCGGCGACGGAGCGCATCGCACGCGGCTCGGATCGCCTGGCCCAGGCGGACGTGTTCCTCAAACGGGCGGGATGGCGCCGTCTGAATCACGACCACAGGGCGATCTGGCACGAAGAAAAGCGGGATCATCGTTCCCCAGTCGAGCGGGAGCGTGGACAGAGGACCTTCCGCGGTGGCGAAGTTGAGGACCGCGATGGGCAGGTGGGGTGACGCGAACTTTGCGATCTCGCGCGCGAGTTCGCGATCCACGGCGCGGCGCATGTGAACGCGGTTGCCCTTGTCGAGGCGGTGCACACGCACCATCAGCGCCGCGGTCTGCTCGCTCAACTCGCCTTCCATGTAGGCGCTTGCAGTAAGGGTGAACTGGCCCTCCGCGCGGATGCCGTGCGGGGTGATGACGATGAACGCGTCGGGATCGGCAGTCTGGGCGGTGCGACCGAGTTCCACGAGACTTGCGCGCGTTTTGGCCATGAGATCCGGGCTCTCGCCGGCCAGTTCAGGGAGAACAGGCAGGCCGTGTGGTGCAATGGCTGCAAAGACGATGCTCATGGAATCGCCTCCTGACGCCACTGTAGACGAAATCTCGCGCGAACGCCACATTTGGCTGACGTAAGAGAAGCGGCTACAATAGAGTCAGAGGAGCGAGACGGCCGGGGGCGATGGGGAATGCCGAAAAGTCGCGAACAGGCGTTTAACGAGATCGTTCGCAGGGTGCGAAAGGAGTGCTTCGGCAAGGGACCGGAGCGGATCCACACGGTGTTCGTCGATAACATGGCCATCTCCGTGCTGCAAGGTAATCTGACGCCGACGGAAAAGTTCATCAGCCGAACGCCCGAAGGGGCCGAGATGGTGCGCTTGGCGCGGACGAGCATGATTCAGGAGCTGTACAAGCGGAAGGTCCCGGAGGGTCTGGAAGAGGTGGCGGGCTCGAAGTTTCTATACCTGTTTTCCGACTTCAAGGTGGAGGAGGACATGGGGGTTTCGGTCTTCATTTTTGAGCGCCCCATTCCAAAAGAGCCCCTTCCGGACGGATTCATCTGCGGCAAACAGGCGAATCAAGCGCAAGAATCCGCAGAATGAGTTGTATTCGGATTCACTTCGAACGTGCTATAATGTAAGTCCGTGGCGGGTGCATTCGCGTGAGTGGGCGCGCTACGAAACCATTGGCTCGGCGCTTGAATGGTTGGCCTGTAGGTTCTGCAGGCGAACACATCGGCACAAGTTGACCGCAACAGGCGGCAATTTGTGTCTTTTTTTGTGCGCGCAGCGGATAGGTCATGATGGTTTTCGTTTTAGGTATGAAGCTCGCCGCGCTGCACAAGGTAAGGTTGGGCACGATGTGAACGAGAAGAGCGCTGAGGAGAAAAGGGTGAGAGTCGAATGAGCAACGGGTTCTTGAGTCCAGCGGAAATTGCGCAACTGGCAGTGGAGGTCGGGGAAAAGAAGTCGAAGGAAGCATGGTGGAAGCTGCTCATTCTCGGCATTCTGGCGGGCGCGTTCATCGCACTGGGGTTCCTCGTCGACATCCGGGTGACGGCCAGCCTGCCGGACAGCCTGGCGTCCATCAAGAGTCTGATAGGCGGCGCGGTATTTCCTGTCGGCCTCATGCTGGTAGTCATCGCGGGTGGCGAACTTTTGACCGGCAACATGATGACGGTGCCCATTGCCGTGCACGCGGGGCGCGCGAGCATCGGCGGTCTCGTGTACAACTGGTTCTGGGTGCTCGTGGGCAATCTCCTCGGTTCGCTGTTCGTCGCGGGCGCGTTTGGCGTCGGCGCGCACCTGCTCACGGCGGATCCGTTCAAGGCGACGGTGATTGCCATCGCGACGGCCAAAGCGAAGCTCGCGTTTGGGCCGACCATTCTCTCAGCCATTGGGTGTAACTGGTTGGTCTGCCTCGCGGTCTGGATGGCGTATGGTGCCAAGGACATCGTGGGCAAGATCTTCGCCATCTGGTTCCCCATCATGGCGTTTGTGGCCATTGGCTTCCAGCACGTCGTGGCCAACATGTTCGTGCTCCCGGCAGGTCTGTGGGTCGGCGCCGACTACTCGTGGGGCAAAATCATCGAGGAATGGTGCGGTGCGTTCATCGGCAACGCCATCGGCGGCTGGATTTTCACCGCGCTTGCGTATTACCTCGTCTACCTGACGAAGTCTCGGCGCGAGGCTTGATTCGCTCGTTCCGTCGCCCGCCCGCCATGACCGCGCCCTTGCCGTGGGGCGCGGCCCGTCTACGCGGCCGTCTGTCTCCTCTCGCGCAAACTGAAAGAGAAAGGGGATATCGGCATGATCGATATCAGGACCGAAGCACAGGTCGAGGCGCGGACCGTGCAAGTCGAGATCGACGGCAAGGAAGTCACGGTGGAACAAGGCGCGTCTGTGCTCGACGCCATCCTGTCCACGGGGCAGGAACATCCGCATGTCTGTTATCATCCGGCCCTCGGCCCCATTGAGACGTGCGACACCTGTATTGTCGAGATTAACGGCAAGCTGATGCGCGCTTGTTCGACACCTGTCGAGGACGGAATGGTGGTTCGAACCAAATCCGTCGCCGCGCGGTACGCCCGCAAAGAGGCGATGGATCGCATTTTGAAGAACCACGAACTGTATTGCACCGTGTGCGACAACAACAACGGCAACTGCGTGCTGCACAACACGGTGATGCAGATGGGCGTGGAACATCAGGCGTACCCGTTCACGCCCAAGCCGTACGAGGTCGACATGTCGAACCCGTTCTATCGGTACGATCCGCAGCAGTGCATCCTTTGCGGCCGCTGCGTCGAGGCGTGTCAAAACCTGCAGGTGAGCGAGGTTCTCTCCATCGCGTGGGACCGCGAGGTGCCGCGGGTCATCTGGGACAACGACGTGCCCATCAACGAGTCGTCGTGTGTGTCATGTGGCCACTGCGTGACCGTCTGTCCGACCAACGCGCTCATGGAAAATCCATGCTTGGGGAAAGCGGGTTTCCTCACGGGCATTGAAAAGCCCACTCTCGAGAAGATGATCGACATCACCAAAAAGGTCGAACCCGGTTACTCGTCCATCTTCGTCGTCTCCGAGATAGAGCACGAGATGCGCGAGGCGCGCATTCGGAAGACGAAGACGGTCTGCACGTATTGCGGCGTGGGCTGCGCGTTCGACGTATGGACGAAGGATCGGCATATTTTGAAGGTCGAGCCGCAGATGGAGGCGCCGGTCAACCAGATCTCCACGTGCGTCAAGGGGAAGTTCGGCTGGGACTTCGTGAACAGCCCGGATCGCTTGACCAAGCCGTTGGTGCGCAAGGGCGATCGGTTCGTGGAAGTGACCTGGGACGAGGCGCTCGACGTGATCGAACGGCGCATCAAGGAGATCCAGGCGAAGTACGGGTACGACGCGGTGGCGTTCATCTCGTCGTCCAAGACGACCAACGAAGAAAACTACTTGATGCAGAAGCTCGCGCGCGCCGTCATGCACACGAACAACATCGACAACTGCTCGCGCTACTGTCAGTCGCCTGCGACCGAAGCGCTGCGGCGGACCATGGGGCTCGGCGGCGACACCGGGTCCATCAAGGACCTCGAGTTGGCCGATCTCGTCCTGATCGTCGGTGCGAACCCTGCCGAGGCGCATCCTGTGTTGTCGACGCGCCT
This window harbors:
- a CDS encoding ABC transporter ATP-binding protein, translated to MSQDRREMPAMRPPMPMRHGGMRPGMPVQKPKDFGGTARRLMRYFRPHAWRIGLVFVMTVLGTLFSILGPDVMKGITNDLVAGLRHKWMHLPGPAFNWTDIVRVLEELTGLYVLSSLFNYLQQYMMAGVAQKTVYALRRDVYAKLERLPLSFFDGRPIGDVMSRFVNDFDNIGNTLQQALLQFVSSIVTFVGVIAVMLSISPLMTLVMFLTLPLSFYVTRFVTKRSQGFFVGQQRALGLLNGHIEEMYTGHAIVRAFNMERRALETFDRHNEALYESGWRAQFVSGLIFPLNNFIGNLGYVLVSVIGGLFVARGAISIGDIQAFILYARQFSQPITQLSSISNVIQSTIASAERIFELLDEPEEAPDPADPVCLREPRGAVAFHHVSFRYRDDQPLIEDLNLEVAAGQTVAIVGPTGAGKTTLVNLLMRFYDVREGSITIDGIDIRDMTRADLRSLFGMVLQDTWLFHGTIRENIAYGRPGASEEEILRAARAARADHFIRTLPDGYDTVINEEASNLSQGQKQLITIARAILADPAILILDEATSSVDTRTELLIQEAMQRLMEGRTSFVIAHRLSTIQNADQILVMNRGRVIEQGTHRELVQKGGFYAELYRSQFAGSSVDEALREASRSGAAQISGL
- a CDS encoding DODA-type extradiol aromatic ring-opening family dioxygenase, whose protein sequence is MSIVFAAIAPHGLPVLPELAGESPDLMAKTRASLVELGRTAQTADPDAFIVITPHGIRAEGQFTLTASAYMEGELSEQTAALMVRVHRLDKGNRVHMRRAVDRELAREIAKFASPHLPIAVLNFATAEGPLSTLPLDWGTMIPLFFVPDRPVVVIQTAPSRPFEEHVRLGQAIRAACDALRRRAALIASCDWAHAHAEDGPYGYHEDAARLDEEVVRVIAAGELERLADFPGEMIQHARPDGLWQALVLAGAVPKGERHPRVLSYERPTYFGMLCAQLV
- a CDS encoding DUF2294 domain-containing protein, coding for MPKSREQAFNEIVRRVRKECFGKGPERIHTVFVDNMAISVLQGNLTPTEKFISRTPEGAEMVRLARTSMIQELYKRKVPEGLEEVAGSKFLYLFSDFKVEEDMGVSVFIFERPIPKEPLPDGFICGKQANQAQESAE
- a CDS encoding formate/nitrite transporter family protein, which translates into the protein MSNGFLSPAEIAQLAVEVGEKKSKEAWWKLLILGILAGAFIALGFLVDIRVTASLPDSLASIKSLIGGAVFPVGLMLVVIAGGELLTGNMMTVPIAVHAGRASIGGLVYNWFWVLVGNLLGSLFVAGAFGVGAHLLTADPFKATVIAIATAKAKLAFGPTILSAIGCNWLVCLAVWMAYGAKDIVGKIFAIWFPIMAFVAIGFQHVVANMFVLPAGLWVGADYSWGKIIEEWCGAFIGNAIGGWIFTALAYYLVYLTKSRREA